The following nucleotide sequence is from Streptomyces bathyalis.
CGTCACGGACGGAACCCCGTCACGGACAGAACCCCGTCACGGACAGAACCCAGTCACAAACAGAACCGCGTCACAGATAGAGCCCCGTCGAATCGTCGGAGCCCTGAAGCCGCTCCGACGCCACCGCGTGCAGATCGCGCTCCCGGATCAGCACGTACGCCACGCCCCGCACCTCGACCTCGGCCCTGTCCTCCGGGTCGTAGAGCACGCGGTCACCGGGCTCGACCGTACGGACGTTCTGCCCGACCGCCACCACCTCGGCCCACGACAGCCGGCGGCCCATCGCCGCCGTCGCGGGAATCACGATCCCGCCCGACGAACGCCGCTCGCCCTCCTCGATGTCCGTACGGACCAGCACACGGTCGTGCAGCATCCGGATCGGCAGCTTGTCGTGGTGCGCCATGCCCGCGCCCGCGCCGGACTTCGAGCCGGGGGCCGCATGGTCGGTAGACGTTTCGGAACTCACGGCTAGACCGTATCCCAGGGCCTCAGCGGTGACGCCGACGAGCCGACAGTGCGAACAGCCCGCCCACGACGACCACGGCCACGACGGCCACCGGCACCACCCGCTCCAGACGCGGCGAGCCCTTCTCGTCGACGAACTTCGACCGCACGTCGGCGACCGCCCGGTTGGCCGCGACGTACGCGCGGCCCGCGGTGCGGTCCACCGCCGCGGCGGCCTTCGCCTTCGCGTCCCCCGCGATCGTCCTGGGGTGCACGCGCACGGCGATCTCATCGAGCGTCGCGGCCAGTTCACGCCGCCTGCTGATGATGTCCGCCTCGATGTCCGCGGGAGTCCTGCCTTGTGGCACCGCGCGCCTCCGTCGATCGATCCGTCGCTCATACGTCGTCATACGCCGTTCACCCGGCCAACCACGGCCCGGTTCCCGTCAGTCGGCCGCCCCGGTACGGGCACGGTCGCGTTCGTCGCGTCCGCTGTCGTCCGCGTTCCCCGGACCGGCCACGCGAACTCGCCCCGCACGGACCGGCGACGCCGGACCGGGCAGGACCCGCGAGCCGTTGGCGGATGGCCTGACGTACAGTCTCTCAGCTCACCCCGCGCGCTGCCCCGCGGCACCCCCGGCGCGGACGCGTGCGGCTACTCTCGGGACCGACGACAGCGACACCGAGGAGCACAGATGAGTGAGCGACTGCAGCCCGGCGACACCGCCCCCGCCTTCTCCCTGCCGGACGCGGACGGCAAGCAGGTCTCGCTCGCCGACCACAAGGGCCGCAAGGTCATCGTCTACTTCTACCCCGCGGCGATGACCCCCGGCTGCACCAAGCAGGCCTGCGACTTCACCGACAACCTGAGCCTGCTCACCGGCGCCGGCTACGACGTCATCGGCGTCTCCCCGGACAAGCCCGAGAAGCTCGCCAAGTTCCGGGAGAAGGAGAACCTCGAGGTCACCCTCGTCGGTGACCCCTCCAAGGAAGTCATGCAGGAGTACGGCGCCTTCGGCGAGAAGAAGCTGTACGGCAAGACCGTCACGGGCGTGATCCGCTCGACGGTGATCGTCGACGCCGACGGCAAGGTGGAGCGCGCCCTCTACAACGTCAAGGCGACCGGGCACGTGGCCAAGCTGATCAAGGACCTCGAACTGGAGAAGTAGGCGGCCACAGCTTGCCCTGGTCCGGTCCCTGTTTCTCGTCCTGGCCCCGCTCCCGGATCTCCTCCGGTGCGGGGCCGGTGTGCTGTGCGCTGCCGACCGGCCTGACCTGCGTCCCGGCTCGCAGATGGAACGGCGTGACCGCTTCCCGTCTCCGTCGTTGATCTGTACGAGACCACGACGAATGTTCGCGAAGTGCGGCACTGGGGCGGCAGCGCCGAAGGGGATGCGGGACGGGGCGGGAGCGTTGCGGGGGACGGAGTACACACGTGAGCAGCTGGCGGAGGCGGTGGCGGCCTCCTCGAACTGGTCTGAGCTGATGCGCACGCTGGGTCTGCGTGTCAGCGGCGGCCGCCGTCGTACGTTGCAGAGGACCGTGGCCGAACTCGGCCTGGACACCGCCCACTTCACCCGCCGCAGTCCGTGGAGCAAGTACTCGGACGAGCAGATCGCGCGGGCCGTGGCCTCATCCACGAGGCTCCGGGAGGTGGTCGCGGCCCTGGGCGCCGAGCCGTCGACCGGGACGCTGTCGCACATCCGCAGGCGCATCGCCGCAGCGGGGGTCGATGTGGGTCACTTCCCCGGCTTGAACCGGCCACGGGCCGATCTGCCCTTTTCCGAGGATGAACTGCGGGAGGCGGCCAGGTCCGTGCGGAGCCTCCGAGCCCTCGCACGGGAGCTCGGCATGCCGGACGACGGCCGCTCACGCGCCGCGTTGCGCAGAATGCTCCATGAGGCCGGCGCGGACGTCTCGCACTTCTCCCACGCCCGCATCGCCGTTCCCGAGGCGGACCTGCGTGAAGCAGTGGCACGCAGCGCCTCCTATGCCGGAGTGCTGCGGGAACTGAGCATGACGGTGAACGAGTCGAACCGCATGAAGATCCAGCGGCATGTGGTCCGCCTCGGCCTGGACACCGTCCACTTCCGCCGGCGCACTGAACACTCGCGGCGTTCCGCTCCGGCGAGGCGGAACGCCCAGGACGTACTCCAGGTCCGCCCCGAGGGCATGCCGCGCGTGAACCATGCGCGGTTGCGCAGGGCGCTCGATGCGGCCGGGGTGCCGTACATGTGTGCCCGTTGCGACAACCCGGGCTTCTGGAACGGCCGGCCGATCACGCTGCAGATCGACCACGTCAACGGTGACTGGCGCGACAACAGACTGCAGAACCTGCGATACCTCTGCCCGAACTGCCACGCCTGCACCGACACGTGGTGCGGGCGCAATCGCGGGCGGGGAGCGAGATCGGACGGCTCTCCGCGGCAGTAGACTGCGCTGGCGAGCGCGAGTGCCGGAATTGGTAGACGGACCGGGTTTAGGTCCCGGGGCCTTCGGGCGTGAGGGTTCGAGTCCCTCCTCGCGCACGACCGGGCCCCACTCGGAATCGAGTGGGGCCCTTCGTTCTCCGGTACCGCTCGGCTCAGCGCACCAGTTCCCTGATCTCCAGCGCCAGCGCGCGGAAGGCGCGCCCGCGGTGGCTGATCGCGTTCTTCTCCTCCGGGGTGAGTTCCGCGCACGTACGGGAGTCGCCGTCCGGCTGGAGGATCGGGTCGTAGCCGAAGCCGCCGGTGCCGGAGGGGGCGTGCCGGAGGGTGCCGCGCAGCTGTCCCTCGGCGACGCGTTCGGTGCCGTCGGGGAGGGCGAGGGCTGCCGCGCAGGCGAAGTGGGCGCCGCGGTGCGGGGCGTCGATGTCGGCGATCTGGGCGAGCAGCAGGTCGAGGTTGGCCTTGTCGTCGCCGTGCCGCCCGGCCCAGCGGGCGGAGAAGATGCCGGGGGCGCCCCCGAGGACGTCGACGCACAGGCCGGAGTCGTCTGCGACGGCGGGGAGCCCTGTGCCCTGGGCGAGTGCGTGGGCCTTGAGCAGGGCGTTCTCGGCGAAGGTCACGCCGGTCTCTTTGACGTCGGGGATGTGGGGGTAGGCGTCGGCCCCGACGAGTTCGAGGTCTGTGCCGGCGTCGGTGAGGATGGCCTGGAGCTCGGTGACCTTGTGTGCGTTGAGGGTGGCGAGGACGAGGCGGCCGGGCTGGTGTTGGGCGCTGCTGCTCATGGGGCCGATTATCCACCGGTGGGTTCCCCGGCCGCCGGGCGGCCGATGGTTTCCGGTGGGGGCTATTCTCGTACGGGCAGGATGAGTTGCGGATGACGGCCGGGAGGTGGCAGGGCGCGTGATCGACTCCGGTGCGGGTGCGACGGTGCGAGCTCTGCGTGTGCATCTCTCCGGGGTGGTGTTCTCCCTCGTCGCTTTCTTCCTGGCCGGGACGGGGCTGACCACCGCCCTGACGGCTGCGGCGACTTCCGCCGCGGTGCTGCTGCTGTGCCATGCGCTGGCCGGCGCGGCCGTCGGTGCGGCTGTGCCGCAGGTGGCCAGGGCCCGTGTGCGTACGGCGATCAGGGACCGTGAGCTGCGTACGGCGTTTCTGCCGCAGTGTGATCCGGATGCCGACGGGCGTCCGCGTCCGCGAGCACCGGGCCGTCGCCTCGCGACGGCCGTGTAGCGCTCGCTCCGCTCCACCTGCGTTTCTCCGGGTTCGGGTTCTCCG
It contains:
- a CDS encoding GroES family chaperonin translates to MAHHDKLPIRMLHDRVLVRTDIEEGERRSSGGIVIPATAAMGRRLSWAEVVAVGQNVRTVEPGDRVLYDPEDRAEVEVRGVAYVLIRERDLHAVASERLQGSDDSTGLYL
- a CDS encoding DUF3618 domain-containing protein, which gives rise to MPQGRTPADIEADIISRRRELAATLDEIAVRVHPRTIAGDAKAKAAAAVDRTAGRAYVAANRAVADVRSKFVDEKGSPRLERVVPVAVVAVVVVGGLFALSARRRHR
- the bcp gene encoding thioredoxin-dependent thiol peroxidase; this encodes MSERLQPGDTAPAFSLPDADGKQVSLADHKGRKVIVYFYPAAMTPGCTKQACDFTDNLSLLTGAGYDVIGVSPDKPEKLAKFREKENLEVTLVGDPSKEVMQEYGAFGEKKLYGKTVTGVIRSTVIVDADGKVERALYNVKATGHVAKLIKDLELEK
- a CDS encoding HNH endonuclease, translated to MFAKCGTGAAAPKGMRDGAGALRGTEYTREQLAEAVAASSNWSELMRTLGLRVSGGRRRTLQRTVAELGLDTAHFTRRSPWSKYSDEQIARAVASSTRLREVVAALGAEPSTGTLSHIRRRIAAAGVDVGHFPGLNRPRADLPFSEDELREAARSVRSLRALARELGMPDDGRSRAALRRMLHEAGADVSHFSHARIAVPEADLREAVARSASYAGVLRELSMTVNESNRMKIQRHVVRLGLDTVHFRRRTEHSRRSAPARRNAQDVLQVRPEGMPRVNHARLRRALDAAGVPYMCARCDNPGFWNGRPITLQIDHVNGDWRDNRLQNLRYLCPNCHACTDTWCGRNRGRGARSDGSPRQ
- the rdgB gene encoding RdgB/HAM1 family non-canonical purine NTP pyrophosphatase — protein: MSSSAQHQPGRLVLATLNAHKVTELQAILTDAGTDLELVGADAYPHIPDVKETGVTFAENALLKAHALAQGTGLPAVADDSGLCVDVLGGAPGIFSARWAGRHGDDKANLDLLLAQIADIDAPHRGAHFACAAALALPDGTERVAEGQLRGTLRHAPSGTGGFGYDPILQPDGDSRTCAELTPEEKNAISHRGRAFRALALEIRELVR
- a CDS encoding DUF6412 domain-containing protein, which codes for MIDSGAGATVRALRVHLSGVVFSLVAFFLAGTGLTTALTAAATSAAVLLLCHALAGAAVGAAVPQVARARVRTAIRDRELRTAFLPQCDPDADGRPRPRAPGRRLATAV